In Pangasianodon hypophthalmus isolate fPanHyp1 chromosome 3, fPanHyp1.pri, whole genome shotgun sequence, a single genomic region encodes these proteins:
- the dok1a gene encoding docking protein 2, protein MDTHVKRGEVYLQHQKYSEKWKRYWLNLYPNNRNGVARLELTETTPERSPVIVRKHPDRKIVRLADCISVVRLPPHAEALPGDNMAAFCVATDEKRLVFAVEKENCGEWVEKICEIAFQKSSNNVPQLVLQMEENQIYASREEVFEFLVTVQQSEASVRCSLQGAYWLQVGEDMFMLKDTDSKQRVMEWPYKLLRRYGRDKTTFSIEAGRRCDSGPGTFIFETKQGDEILHLMELAIQQQKSLTVTGGSSTVLSPCSPLPKRPGSANLLDIHINTYSDSSLSPVYSSPVCPGSAEPEYIKPVIGSPQTTQRHPGEPISLPEIVYSNPVDAVGLDKCTHTQPVSSEVTVKNSSPGHCYNQDLEPVYSDPVDVFQPTFNPQKYASANLAKTTETLHYVSQSEPVYSEISHFTPYPAQKQGSMVQNEEEHIYSLPEVCAVHKTQEDIHTSTAKDSKQNTKCNMIEEVIYSQVNKPKKSTKPQDKYTIYKAQEIMSEDLGLI, encoded by the exons ATGGACACCCATGTAAAAcgaggagaggtttatttacaACACCAAAAATATTCTGAG AAGTGGAAGCGGTATTGGCTAAACCTTTACCCAAACAACCGGAATGGTGTGGCTCGACTGGAGCTAACAGAAACAACTCCGGAACGATCGCCAGTTATTGTCCGGAAGCACCCAGACCGCAAGATTGTAAGGTTGGCTGACTGTATCAGCGTTGTTCGACTCCCCCCACATGCAGAGGCCCTGCCTGGGGACAACATGGCTGCCTTTTGTGTAGCTACAGATGAAAAGAGGCTGGTGTTTGCTGTAGAGAAAGAGAACTGTGGAGAGTGGGTGGAGAAGATCTGCGAAATTGCCTTTCAG AAGAGCAGTAATAATGTGCCACAGCTAGTGCTACAGATGGAAGAGAATCAAATCTATGCTTCCAGAGAAGAAG TGTTTGAGTTTCTTGTGACTGTACAGCAGTCCGAGGCATCAGTGCGCTGCAGCCTGCAGGGAGCGTACTGGTTGCAGGTTGGTGAAGACATGTTTATGCTCAAGGACACTGATAGCAAGCAGAGGGTGATGGAATGGCCCTACAAGCTACTACGCCGCTATGGAAGAGACAAG ACGACGTTCTCAATTGAGGCAGGCAGACGCTGTGATTCTGGTCCTGGCACCTTTATATTTGAGACCAAGCAAGGTGATGAGATTCTCCATCTCATGGAACTGGCCATCCAGCAGCAGAAGAGCCTGACTGTTACTGGAGGCAGCTCCACTGTTCTCTCACCTTGTTCGCCATTGCCTAAACGACCAGGTAGTGCCAACTTGCTGGACATTCACATCAACACCTATTCTGACTCCAGCTTAAGTCCTGTGTACTCAAGCCCTGTATGTCCAGGCTCAGCTGAACCAGAATACATCAAACCTGTCATCGGCTCTCCCCAAACAACACAGAGGCATCCCGGTGAACCCATTTCCTTGCCTGAAATTGTGTACTCAAATCCTGTTGATGCCGTTGGGTTAGACAAGTGTACGCATACACAACCAGTCAGCTCAGAAGTGACTGTGAAAAACAGCAGTCCTGGTCATTGCTATAATCAGGACTTAGAACCAGTGTATTCTGATCCTGTTGATGTTTTCCAGCCTACATTTAATCCCCAAAAATATGCCTCTGCCAATCTTgctaaaacaacagaaacactTCATTATGTCAGTCAGTCAGAGCCAGTGTACTCTGAGATATCTCATTTCACACCATACCCAGCACAGAAACAGGGAAGCATGGTTCAGAATGAGGAAGAACATATCTACAGTTTACCCGAGGTTTGTGCAGTTCACAAAACACAGGAGGACATTCACACGAGCACTGCAAAAGACAGTAAGCAGAACACAAAATGTAACATGATAGAGGAAGTCATCTACAGTCAAGTCAACAAACCTAAGAAATCCACAAAGCCTCAAGACAAGTACACCATTTACAAAGCACAAGAGATTATGTCGGAAGACCTTGGACTGATTTAA
- the si:ch211-89o9.6 gene encoding zinc finger protein sens, whose product MSNRLAFQTQLASIMEVLANAAVAEICKLVDDDYAVINLQMSQCQRENKALKRKLHLMELRMARGYAERRIRESSGNRSNRVQVSANLSDKYRAPVADIFPNQDELYGRQLNEDVWRDGEPSSADVQIGHPVIKHDENGHEDSSQAGPNAVLVKAETSDEGHTQQQLFIREDGVAEPVCEGVEADYGAAHVDKVDGQNSRTRHEALECQKTDDEEPDVLFIKEEHSELEEQESQTHGGMTLQDGFVESSTDVCGNGVSSSPAQITLALNVQETHELESSLVKGESRLQEEHQGTSSQATDMQMTIQNVVDSQTAGSLCSRESVLPQREVKVWDISTSQSHLQGPDESSNIPLSNQNAQRKTVVSVDVLGTNSTLYERAKDMESSFPRWAANSPSDSQPSCSYIVEVEQDQDCVLVQPGPVSVRGRHKAAASNRLQDARGLHRVEAEWSTVTASSQAHTQQFSHFNRTRLDAANRANLTQAVPNLPHAGVSLAGLQLPRRMEKGKRKSYICRYCGKAFTGQSNLEAHQRIHTGEKPFKCETCGKLFTEAGNLKKHQRVHTGEKPFVCNRCGKRFAWICNLRTHQQSASCGGV is encoded by the exons ATGTCGAATCGTCTGGCCTTTCAGACTCAGCTAGCCTCCATCATGGAGGTGCTGGCGAACGCAGCCGTGGCAGAAATCTGCAAACTGGTGGACGATGACTACGCGGTGATTAATCTGCAGATGTCTCAATGCCAGCGCGAAAACAAGGCTCTGAAGAGGAAACTCCATCTGATGGAGCTGCGAATGGCCCGAGGTTACGCCGAAAGGAGAATCCGCGAAAGCTCAGGAAATCGCTCCAATAGAGTCCAAGTGAGCGCAAATCTATCAGACAAATACAGAGCTCCTGTAGCTG acatttttccaaatcaagATGAACTCTACGGGAGGCAGTTAAATGAGGATGTTTGGAGAGATGGGGAACCTTCCAGTGCAGATGTGCAGATTGGGCATCCAGTCATCAAACATGATGAGAATGGG CATGAAGACTCCAGCCAGGCTGGACCAAACGCTGTACTTGTTAAGGCTGAGACATCTGATGAGGGCCACACACAGCAGCAACTATTCATTCGAGAAGATG GAGTGGCAGAAcctgtgtgtgagggtgtggaggcAGATTATGGTGCTGCTCATGTGGATAAAGTGGATGGTCAGAACTCCAGGACGCGGCACGAGGCTTTGGAG TGCCAAAAGACAGATGACGAAGAGCCAGACGTGCTGTTCATCAAGGAAGAGCATTCAGAGCTGGAGGAGCAAGAAAGCCAGACACATGGTGGCATGACCCTGCAAGACG GATTTGTGGAGTCCAGCACGGACGTTTGTGGAAATGGAGTCTCTTCCTCACCTGCACAGATCACATTAGCCCTCAATGTACAGGAG acTCATGAGCTGGAGTCATCCCTTGTTAAGGGTGAAAGCAGACTTCAAGAAGAACACCAGGGAACTTCCAGTCAGGCAACAGACATGCAGATGACTATACAGA ATGTGGTAGACTCCCAGACTGCTGGGTCTCTGTGTTCACGTGAGTCAGTTCTTCCTCAGAGAGAAGTCAAAGTGTGGGATATCTCCACTTCCCAGTCTCATCTCCAAGGGCCAGATGAGAGCAGCAACATCCCACTTTCAAACCAGAATGCTCAGAGAAAAACGGTAGTGTCTGTCGATGTGCTAGGGACAAATAGTACACTGTATGAGAGAGCAAAGGACATGGAGAGTTCTTTTCCACGATGGGCTGCGAATAGCCCCTCTGACAGTCAGCCATCTTGTTCTTATATTGTGGAAGTAGAGCAAGACCAAGACTGTGTTCTGGTGCAGCCGGGACCTGTGTCTGTTAGGGGTAGGCACAAAGCGGCTGCATCAAACAGGCTTCAGGATGCCAGAGGGCTTCATAGGGTGGAGGCAGAGTGGAGCACGGTCACTGCTTCAAGCCAAGCCCATACTCAGCAGTTCAGTCACTTCAACAGGACTCGATTAGATGCAGCAAACCGAGCAAATCTCACTCAGGCTGTTCCAAACTTGCCACATGCTGGAGTTTCTCTTGCTGGGCTACAGCTTCCAAGGCGCATGGAGAAGGGCAAAAGGAAAAGTTATATCTGCAGGTACTGTGGAAAAGCTTTTACTGGGCAGTCTAACTTAGAGGCTCATCAACGCATCCACACTGGAGAGAAGCCTTTCAAGTGTGAGACCTGTGGGAAGCTCTTTACAGAGGCAGGAAACCTGAAGAAGCATCAGAGAGTTCATACTGGAGAGAAACCGTTTGTGTGTAATCGCTGTGGGAAACGTTTTGCCTGGATCTGCAATCTCAGGACACATCAGCAGTCAGCTTCCTGTGGGGGAGTGTAA